A single genomic interval of Oncorhynchus tshawytscha isolate Ot180627B linkage group LG15, Otsh_v2.0, whole genome shotgun sequence harbors:
- the LOC112240956 gene encoding dentin sialophosphoprotein-like: MMKIKLLLLIWTASVNSLPWQASPLSGVSPWGIGAGHERGEDPDGSSARTGQDSRKGWGLALEGFPGVTPTTFPQPTRGQDSGPSPRPTYVRRGRSLKVDDIASNDITEEELTTSYKTLPGYSEDRLLGEEFGDYGMQRDSPGSESHTGKDSTDHNDSSKSSDSVDSNTSSDSSDSSKSSDSNTSSDSSDSSKSSDSSDSSDSSDSSDSSDSSDSSDSSDSSDSSDSSDSSDSSDSSDSSDSSDSSDSSDSSDSSDSSDSSDSSDSSDSSDSSDSSDSSDSSDSSDSSDSSDSSDSSDSSDSSDSSDSSDSSDSSDSSDSSDSSDSSDSSDSSDSSDSSDSSDSSDSSDSSDSGNTSESSNSSDSK, encoded by the exons ATGATGAAGATCAAACTGCTTCTGCTGATCTGGACTGCATCTGTGAACAGCCTGCCG TGGCAAGCCTCCCCCCTGTCTGGCGTCAGCCCCTGGGGGATAGGAGCGGGtcacgagagaggagaggacccagACGGCAGCTCAGCCCGGACTGGCCAGGACAGTAGAAAGGGGTGGGGTCTCGCCTTAGAGGGGTTTCCGGGAGTCACGCCTACCACGTTCCCTCAACCaaccagaggacaggacagtggcCCCTCTCCCAGACCTACTTACGTGAGGAGGGGGCGTAGTCTCAAGGTTGATGACATCGCCAGCAATGACATTACAGAGGAGGAGCTGACAACGTCCTATAAAACTCTTCCTGGTTACAGTGAGGACCGGTTGCTAGGGGAGGAGTTTGGTGATTATGGGATGCAGAGGGACTCACCCGGCAGTGAATCGCATACCGGGAAAGACTCGACAGATCACAATGACTCCTCCAAATCAAGTGATTCAGTTGACTCTAACACCTCTAGTGATTCAAGCGATTCCTCCAAGTCAAGTGACTCTAACACCTCTAGTGATTCAAGCGATTCCTCCAAGTCAAGTGACTCTAGTGATTCAAGTGATTCCAGCGACTCAAGTGATTCAAGTGACTCTAGCGACTCTAGCGATTCAAGCGACTCTAGCGACTCTAGCGACTCTAGTGACTCTAGTGATTCTAGCGACTCTAGCGACTCAAGCGATTCTAGCGACTCAAGTGATTCTAGCGACTCAAGTGATTCTAGCGACTCAAGTGATTCTAGCGACTCTAGCGACTCAAGTGATTCTAGCGACTCAAGTGATTCTAGCGACTCAAGTGATTCTAGCGACTCAAGTGATTCTAGCGACTCAAGTGATTCTAGCGACTCTAGCGATTCAAGTGACTCTAGTGATTCAAGTGACTCTAGTGATTCAAGTGATTCTAGCGACTCAAGTGATTCTAGTGACTCAAGTGATTCTAGCGACTCCAGCGACTCAAGTGACTCTAGTGATTCAAGTGACTCTAGTGATTCAAGTGACTCTAGTGATTCAAGTGATTCTGGCAATACAAGTGAGTCAAGCAACTCTAGTGATTCTAAGTGA